CATTGCCTCCAGTCACCGCTATTGTCGAGAGTGACATGCACGAACAATCGATTGTGTCGGGCTAAAAGCCATCGAAAGGGGAGTAATCGCGAAAATTGATCCGGCCTTGCGACGACAGGATGACAAACTCTAAGACCGAGTGTGCGAACGCATTGAATGGTTATCATGGACATCTCACTCGTACTTCCGCCGGAACCAGACGACCGATGGACGCTCGCACAACAGGCAGGTGTACACCATGCTGTCTTCCATTCCCTCGAGATTGGCGACGGCTCGCGCCCATATGCGTACGATGATCTGCTCCGAATAGTCAATACGTATCGTGATCACGGCATCGAACCGGCAGCCTTCGAAGGTAGTGTACCGTTGACCGACAAGACGCGACTCGCTCTCGACGGCCGTAACGAGGAGATCGAGCAGTTTTGTACACTCATCAGGAATCTTGGCGAGCTCGGTGTCGATGTTGTCTGTTACGATTGGATGGCTGGCCTCCGATGGGCCCGCACGTCGGTGACAACCCCTACTCGCGGTGACGCGCTCACAAGCGCCTACGACGACGGCCAAATGCGTCGAGGCCCAACACCGCCTGCAGCGAAGCGAACGACCGAGGAGGATCTCTGGGAGAACCTCGAATTCTTCCTCGATCGCGCCGTCCCCGTCGCGGAGGAAGCCGGCGTGTACCTCAGTCTTCATCCAGACGACCCACCCATTTCCGATGTCCGCGGAATGCCCCGTATCGTCAACAGTGTCGAGGCGTACGATCGCGTTCTTGATCTATACGATTCGCCGCACAACGGTATCACATTCTGTCAGGGGAATTTCTCGGCGATGGGCGTCGATATCCCGAGCACGATTCGACACTTTGGCGATCGTATCAATTTCGTCCACTTTCGCGATGTCGACGGCCCCGCAGACGACTTTGTCGAAACGTGGCACGATGATGGGCCGACAGATATGAAAGCCGCGATGGACGCGT
Above is a genomic segment from Halococcus salifodinae DSM 8989 containing:
- a CDS encoding mannonate dehydratase, with amino-acid sequence MDISLVLPPEPDDRWTLAQQAGVHHAVFHSLEIGDGSRPYAYDDLLRIVNTYRDHGIEPAAFEGSVPLTDKTRLALDGRNEEIEQFCTLIRNLGELGVDVVCYDWMAGLRWARTSVTTPTRGDALTSAYDDGQMRRGPTPPAAKRTTEEDLWENLEFFLDRAVPVAEEAGVYLSLHPDDPPISDVRGMPRIVNSVEAYDRVLDLYDSPHNGITFCQGNFSAMGVDIPSTIRHFGDRINFVHFRDVDGPADDFVETWHDDGPTDMKAAMDAYRDVDFDGPIRPDHVPTMKGEDNSIPGYHIKGKLFAVSYMKGLLEK